Within Macaca nemestrina isolate mMacNem1 chromosome 12, mMacNem.hap1, whole genome shotgun sequence, the genomic segment cgtatttgtctttttagtaagTGACTTATTaccttttgggtatatactgggtcaaatagtagctctgttttaagtttttgaagaAATCTGTACACCAGATTtttggaatactacatagccataaaaaatgaaatcacatcctttgcagcaatgtggatgaatCTGGAGGCCATAATCTTAAGCAAAGTAAcacaataacagaaaaccaaatacctcacgTCCTCACTAATAAGTGagggctaaatgatgagaacacatggacctaaatatgggaacaatagacactgtggactaatggagaaagagagagtgggCTTAAGAACTACCTATCAGATGGTATGCTCACCACCAGGGTGACAGTatccatactccaaacctcagcattatgcaatattCCCACGTAACAAATCTGTACGTGTAACCCTTGTATCTAAAATGAgcattgaaatttaaaaacaacataaataaataaataataaaatattgttccTAATCAAGAATACattcaaaaaaaatattttatcacatgGAACTTGCTACCAAATCAGATCTGTGAGCTAAATAAAGATAGCCCATAAAGTAGGAAATTTTAACCCTTAATCTTTAACTATAGAATAACAGTAATAAGAGAAAGAATGGCTTTaggaaaaagaaacttttttacCCACACTAAAATGTGGATTTCAagggagaaattaagaaaaagaaaggcttgTGTGAATTTTCCAGAGCAGACAATCATTTGCTTGGAGGAAGAACAACctgaaagaaacacagaaaatctCAGTGGTCCTAgtatggaggaaaagaaaattggaCATGGGAGCTTCAGTATTTCAAAACTCACCCATGCCTGCAGCCCTGCTTGTCACCATCCACTTTTATAAAACCAACAAAAAGATTATCACCCATCCTAATAGTATTTAATATTATAACTAGCACTCATTAGGCTGTGCTTAACATTTAGCATTTTTAAtagattatcttatttaattctcacaatactACCTCAAAGTAGGTCACATTACTGTTTTAgttttacagaagaaaatgtgATGTTTAAGGGAATTAGATTAGAACCAGTGGTCCCCAGGTGGTAAGTGGTGGACTGACATGCCTCTCTTCCAAGAACTCAAGCTCTGTATCTGCCGTATCTGATGATAGGCTTCTCTCAGAATTGTTTCTGCTAGTTGAACATGCCCCTAACAACCCAGTTATCCCACCACTTTCAGTAAGCGTATATTACTCGCTTACTTCATTGTGAAACCCAAAACACTGAGTTTGTACCAAAGGAGACAATGAGTGATTGTAAATTGAGTTGTATTCAATTTGATTTAAATACAGTTTAGACCATTAGACTTAGGAACCATTCAACATGCGTTCAAAAGTTGGCATGGATCCAAAGCATGGCTTGCCATTTAACACTTGTATAAATATGAATATGTTACTCAACCTCCTGTGCTTCATAATTTAAATGAATGCAACAACTAATCAAATACATAATATCGTTGCAAGGAAATAATGAATATATGTCTAAAATGTCTAGACAAGTTCTTGGCAAATTAGCAACATGCGTCAGCTTTTACCTTGCTCAGGAAAGGTGAATTGACAGACAGATGCATCTAGACGAGTCATCTTGATCAGGTTAGTAAATTTTCTACATATGAGTTTACAAATTTATAACATCTAAAAATTGTGCAAATAATCTATTAAGATTCTTCAGTTTCAACAGTATGTAATTCTGTATAATTAATGCACTACCTTTGGTTGTCAAGGCCACGTTTTTTCTAGGGAATCTTGAAGTACAAGTTATTGCTACAATGAAGGAATACATATTGTACTTATACTTTtcaattttaattcaatttatttatcaCATTGTTCCTTTTTGTATTGCTACAAGCATCCTGTGAGTCCTCCAGAGCAATGATGGAAAATAAGACAGAAGTAACACAGTTCATTCTTCTAGGACTAACCAATGACTCAGAACTGCAGGTTCCCCTCTTTATAATGTTCCTCTTCATCTATATTATCACTCTGGTTGGAAACCTGGGAATTATTGTAGTAATATTCTGGGATTCCTGTCTCCACAATCCCATGTACTTTTTTCTCAGTAACTTGTCTTTAGTGGACTTTTGCTACTCTTCAGCTGTCACTCCCACCGTCATGGCTGGATTCCTTATAGAAGACAAGGTCATCTCCTACAATGCATGTGCTGctcaaatgtatatttttgtagctTTTGCCACTGTGGAAAATTACCTCTTGGCCTCAATGGCCTATGACCGCTATGTGGCAGTGTGCAAACCCCTGCATTATACCACAACCATGACAACAAGTGTATGTGCTCGTCTGACCATAGGCTCCTACCTCTGTGGTTTCCTGAATGCCTCCATCCACACTGGGGACACATTTAGTCTCTCTTTCTGTAAGTCCAATGAAGTCCATCACTTTTTCTGTGATATTCCAGCAGTTGTGGTTCTCTCTTGCTCTGATAGACATGTTTTAGTGAGCTTGTTCTTGTTTATGTTGTGAGCTTCGATATCTTTTTAGCTCTCCTGGTTATCTTGATATcctatatattcatttttatcacCATCCTAAAGATGCATTCAGCTTCGGGATACCAGAAGGCTTTGTCCACCTGTGCCTCTCACTTCATTGCAGTCACCATCTTTTATGGGACTATTATCTTCATGTACTTACAACCCAGCTCTAGTCACTCCATGGACACAGACAAAATGGCATCTGTGTTCTATACAATGGTCATCCCCATGCTGAACCCCCTGGTCTATAGTCTGAGGAACAAGGAAGTGAAGAGTGCATTCAAGAAAGTTATTGAGAAGGCAAAATTGTCTCTAGGATGGTCAGTTTAACATTGTAGGATGCACCATAACCTAGTTTCATTTCTCTCGGATCTTCTCCGTGTTCTGAATCACATTTAAGGTCCACAATCAAGTTAAATTCCTGAAGTGATTGCCATGCCTGTTTAAAAGTCTATTGTCtaagtaaaaagaaacattatGTCCAGAAACATAATACCTGGACAAGAGTGGCTAAGACATCTTGGGGCTTCCTTGCCAAAAACCTTAAAGATATTAATGTATTCACTTATTCTACATGCATTTTTATCTACCACATGTCAATGCAAATATACATAAAACCAGAGCAAAAACAAGTCCATTAATAAAAGTACATGAAGGTTTCCCATGAAGTGGGGAATTTTCCATAGGTGTGGAAAATGTGCCCAGATTAAACGTAATGTGGCAAgttctgatggttaattttatgcgtccgtttgactggattaagggatgcccagatagctgctTAAACATTATTCTGAATATGTCTGTGaaagtgtttccagaagagattaatatttgaatcaGGAGACTGAGTAAGGAAGATCTGCCCTCTCCAGTGTGGGTGGCCATCATTCAATCTACTGAGGGCTCacctgaaaagaacaaaatggtGGAGGAAGGATGAATTGTGtctcttcttgagctgggacattcaTCTTCTCTCGTTCTTAGACATTTGAGTTCCTGGTTTGTTGGGCCTTTGGCCTCCAGGCCTTATACAAGTTCCACAACCCTGTCCTGACCTTTCTCAGATCTTCAAACTCCAAATTACTCTACTGGCCTTCCTGGTTCTCCAGTTTGCAGACAGTATATTGTGAGACTTCTCAACCTGCATATTCACATGAGCCAgttcccataataaatctccttttatctatctatctatctatctatctatctatctatctatctatctatctatctatctatctattggttctgtgtctctgtagaaccctgagtaatacactaatatttagtaaaaataatttaaatacttaATTTGGGGAGTGGAATATAAAGTTGAGCCtaatgcttttaaatttatttcgcTGAATACTGTTCCAGGAGTCCTCATTTTGTTTAAAAGAGAACATATTATTAAATGAAAGTATATGCTTTTCCTTGGCACATTTTATCAAGAATATGTAAATATAGCATCTCATATGAATTAATATTTGTGTCATTACTGATTTATAGAAGCAACAtgttcatgttttaaattttaaaaggataaaataacTAGAGTACCAGAAAAAttgagtaaaaataaaagcatttctttGTATATTGCTACCAACTTTTACAGTGTTTACAAAATGtactgagaaacaaaaaaatgtacatttttctttctgcaaatGCTTTGAAATTGTTAATTCTGCTCCTTCATTCTTAGTTTAGTTGACATACATCACCTTTTGCTGCTTCACCTGTGTTTTACTCCATTTCATCCAGGCTGCTCTCCTTGCTGTTTTTCACAACTCCAAGCCTGCTCCAACCTCAGGGCCTGTGCACTTGCTACTCTCTATGCATAATATTTCCTCGCTCCATTCAGGTCTTCCCTTAAATGTGACCCAGTCATAGAGTCTTTCCTTCACCACCTTTATAAAATaatccctctccccaccccatgtACACTGCCCCTCATCTCGTGTTATTCTTCCTCATTTTTACTCACACTCTCCTGTATATTTATTCTCTTGTTTACTATATATCCTCCTATCCAACTAGAAGGCAAACTTCATTAAAGcagtgaatttttttgtttttttatgagaTCTTTAGTACCTGAATGAGTGTGTTTCCTAGGAGAttctcaataagtatttgttgaatgaatggataaaataattaAGCTTTGAGTCTAATTGTATCAATATGTTGAACCTTTGAACCATTCATGATTATAGCAAACTATCTATCATATAAGCCTACTATTCAGACATATAGTTCATTTCAAAAGACACAGATAATTTCTTTGCTGAAACATTTTTACCTATATTCTAAGCACTTTTTCTCCAACTTTTAGACATAATCGTTTCCTGAAAATTCTATCATCAAGTAGCTTATTTGAAGCCATCTCATAATTTTTACTTAGATGTGACATCTCATtaagtagaaaataatatatCAAATAAATACTACTTAGTAaatcataaaaatacattaaatgtgAAATTATTTAAGGTTTAACATCTGATTACATTTGAAAATTACTTCATACACATAAATTATAGAATTAACTGAAATGATTCTAAACATCCATGTAGAATATAAACATGACAATATCTGTCAGTAGCAAACATAACATAAATTCAATAGGCTGTTATAATGCACAATCTTTATGCATCCTGATTCCTGGAACCTTTCGATGTTACCTTATATTGCCTAAAAGGACTATGTAGAGGTGATTAAGATGGAGATAGTATTGTGGATTACCTGTGTGAGCCCTAAAGGCCCACATATGTCACtatcagaagaagacagagagatgTGATGACAGACAAAAAAAGAGTCGGCAAAGTGGCCATGAAAGCAGAGACTAAAGTGACATGACCACAATATTTGGAATACCTGCAGCCACCATCAAatggaagaggcaagaaataaAATTCTCATTTATAGTTTATGAAGCAAGCAGGCCTTGCTACTGTGCTGATTTCAGTCCAGGGTCACTGATTTGGCACTTCTGGCTTCcaaactgtgaaagaataaataccTGTTGTTTGAAGCTTCCTGGTATGTGACGTTTTGTAACAGCAGCTGTACAAATCTAATACAAACACTTGCCTGATTTCTCCTGTGTCATAATCTTATCTTATgatggtacatttgtcaaaactacaaaaaaaaaaaaaagatagacgCACTATTACTTTCTACACTTCAGAACTTACTCCaatctcattcatttttccactcttttcctcttcttgcaTTTAGTTGTCAGGTTTCCTTAATCTCTTCTAGTTATGGCAGATTGTCCATCTTTCCCTGTGTTTTGAGGGAGTGCTGGTGAGACATTTCATAGAATGTCTGAAATGGAAATTAtgtttttctgaggttttctcattattttcctgGGGCTGTGCTGTTTTTCAAGTAACATCAGTGATAAAATTTCTCTTCTAGCACATCATATCATGGACACAtgctatcaacatgacttatcagTGATGAGTTTAACATGATCACAGATGTTAGGTAAAGTTTGCTTAATTATCTCTCATAGAGTTACTTTTTGTTCCCCCTTTCTCTGCTCTATTCTTTAGAAACAAATCATTAATTCCAGCTCACACTGCTGGTGTGTGGGAATTAAGCTCCACCTCTTGCTGAGATCAGTGTTTAAACAACTTATTTGGAGTTTTTCTGTAAGCAAGATTTGTCtcctttctcatttatttatttataatcatCATTTATATTAGCGTGTTCTGGTTTGTTTACTTTATACTGGATTATAAGGCAATactaggtttttgttttatttttcttggtctAAATGTTTCCACTTTCATCCCTTGAAGCTCTTTCAGAAGGCCCTTATGTTCCTTTGACATTGTTCAccctttgtgttttgtttttattttatttagaatatgtCCTTACTCTAGGGCATTACATGATGCTGTAAGCTCATCTTGTATTTTTCCTACCACTGTCACAGAGTCCACTACTTCTACAAAGAGGGTTCTTTATTTTGATAGAGAATGGTGTTTACAAGCCAACATCTGGACAGAGTGTGCTTGCTGTTATTGCTGTTTCACTTCTTCTAGGCTCTTTTATCAAAAGAACTAAGTATATATTCCTGTACCCTGTATACAGAGCAAAccacatttatttctaaatttattcaTTATATTAAACTAAATATGAGTTCATACCGATGTCTCTGTTGGGGCTTAGAAAATGACGCCCCAAAGTATGGCACTTTGTCATGACGAGTACTTTGAACAAAAGGACATTGGAAGGCCTCAGAAGAAGCCTCAGAACCAAAGTCGTTCTGACCTTCCCCTGTCAtcctgtctctttcccctctttcttccCCAAAGTAGGTCAGAAACCAGAATTACTCTTCTCCATGGTGGACCATAGAAACTAGAACTCCTTTTCCCCAGAGCGAGCCATAAAACCTAGAAATATTACTCTTTCTCCCACCTTTCTATCTAGGAGCTTGTCATAAAAAAAGGGgctcatatgcttgttggccacatgtatgtcttcttttgaaaggtgtctgttaatgtcctttgggcactctttaatggggttgtttgtttcttgtaaatttgcttaagttccttatggaAGTAGGATAGTAGACCTttctcagatgcatagtttgcaaatattttctcctattgtgTAGGTTGtcttattctgttgatagtttcttctgctgtgcagaaactcttggtttaattagatcctatttgtcaacttttgcttttgttgcaattgctttttttccttgttgtgaaatctttgccagttcctatgttcagaatgctattgcctaggttgtcttccagggtttttctAGCTTAGAgttttacattgaagtctttaatccaacttgagtagatttttgtatatggttcaaggaagaggtccagtttcaatcttctgtgtATGGCTAGCCTGTTACCCAGCAccttttattgaatagggagtacaaaaaccacattatctcacttaataggtgggaactaaatgataggaactcatggacacaaagaagggaacaaaagACACTGGAGCCTGcttaagggtggagggtggaaggagggagaggatcagaaaaaaataactattggaaATAAATAACTAGCCTTAGCATACGGGTGATGAattaatctgtacaacaaacccccgtgacacaagtttacctatatacaAACTTAcccatgtacccccaaacctaaaagaaaagttacaaaaataattgaccctcattccagagaggTCCTGCCCATTACCTGGAAGGAAGAAATGCTAcaacagagaggccaagaagtatctgaacagacaggccttgctgggttttctCACTATTACCATTAGGTCATATACCTTGTCCAGTCACATTTCCACATGCAGTCACACTTCCATTaacctaagcataaaaacaaacaattttcCCTGGATCTTTGAGTCTTCATTCCTGAAGGCTCCCGTGTCACATAGAATTTTGATTAAATTAATCTGTTACGCTTTTCCCCTGTTAGTCTGTCTTTGTCAGTTTTTATCTCAGACCTAGCCAGGAACCCTAGAAGGGTTGAGGAACCTTTTCCTCCCCTATGTCTGTGACTCTAATTCAGTTTATTCCATCTCCAGCATAGGAGTAAAGCAGTTGCATAATTGTTAATCCATACCTCCATGAGAAACAACTTTAGCAACTAAAGCAcagtatttttacaaaacttatTTTTAGCTTTAGGGCTTCTGGTTAGCACATTGTTTTTCCAAACTTACTTagcttggcttttttttcccccctcatcTCCTTTCAGTGAAGTAAAGtcatacatttataataaaattagattttttttttcacagtctgTTTAATTCTGGAATTCCCCTGTACTCTTGGTTgatcatttttaatttgtatgcGATACATTCACTCTTTGCTACGTGTAGTTCTATGAGTTTGGACAGATGCAGGCATGTGTTCACCAGCAGAGCACCATAGAAAATATCTGATTCATCCTAAAATTTCCCTTTGCATGTTTTTTATAGACAGCCACTTCCAACTCCCCCAACCCTTGGAAATCATTGATGTTTTTACATTTCTATGTTGCATGAATGGAATGACAATATGTAGCCTTTggattttccttctttcattgtTAAAAACCACTGTCCTACTGCTAGCTGCTACCACCAGTGCCAAATCACAAGCCATTGGCAATCATCCTGCACCCTGGTCACCTCAATAGCAGGGCCTCTGTGCATAGTGACCCACGGTCACCACCTGGGACTAAAGCACATACTGCCCAACCAAACTGAAAAGAACCCAGCAAGACTGCTGAGCAACGGCTGCCACACACACCCGAGCATTCCACTGGGGGCCTGAGGATTACCCTGCCCCTGCCTACCACAGCCAGCACCACATGCACCACCAAGGCCCTGAGAACAGGCCCATCCAGCCCAGCTTCACCCCTCTGAGCTCTGGAGCTCTTGGTCTGAGGCCATGTGGATCACCCTGCTCTATCCTATATCACTGGTGGCACCTGAGCACTCCTCCTGGGAGCCTGAGGATAAGCCTACCCAACAGGCTGCAACCACCACAGCTGAAACTCACTCACAGGCACCAACCTGCAAGCCTGGGGACTGGCCCACTCAGTCTGTCACAACTATGGCCAACACCAGTGCAGACCACTCGGGAGCCAGAGGGTTATCCCATCACTGATACTGTCATTGTCCATGCCACATCCACTTCCCAGGGGCTTGAACTTACCcacctgccctgcccagcccactGCTGGCACCAGACCAAGCAACCTGGAGGTCCAAGGTCCAAAAATCAACCTGCCTAGACAGGCTAACATGGGAGCCAGTGTTCACTGCCCTGGGACCCAAGAACAAGCATGCTTGGCATGCTGCTGCCACCTCTGGGGCCCAAGGACTGGCTCACCTGACATCCTGCCCCCAACAAaacctcaccacagcctccactaacAGCCACATTCTAAGCCACTGAGAAAATCACAGATATCACTGACTCTGTTTACAAGTCAAGAAATCATACAGATACTACACTATTGCACACATCAAGAGTCAAAGACAAAGTACCTTATCCGACCAACACCATATATGCATTTTGAGGAAAAAGTTCCCTATGGAAgcacatctaaaaaaaaagtggaagaagtGACTGTAACACCAGATACAGAAATATCAATGTAAgagcacaagaaacatgaaaaagcaggGACATATGACACCTCctaaggaacacaataattcttcAGCTATAGATtccaatgaaaaagaaatttatggaATACTCGCAAAATAATTTGAATGATATTAAAGAAGCTTAGTGAGATAGAAGAGAACACTGATTAAAAAAATCATGAACataattcaggatatgaatgagaaatttactgAAGAGATAGATATCGTATATAAGAATCCAAACAGAAATTTGGGAACTGAAGaattcattaaatgaaataaaaaactgcATTCAAAAACTTcaactagatcaagcagaagaaagaatttcagaacttgaagacagattttctgaaaaaatgcagacagataaaaagttttttaaaaagaataaaaaataatgaacaaagccTACATAACATATGGAACACCATAAAGcaaccaaatatttaaatttttggtgTCCCAGGAGACAAAGAGGAAACAAAGGggggaagaaaatatatttaacaaaataatagctgaaagTTTCCAaagtctagcaagagatttagaTATCCAGATATCAGAGCCCGGTAGGTCCTCAAATAGATACAACCCAAAAAGGTCCTCTCCATGGTACATTGTAGTCAAACTaccaaaagtcaaaaacaaagagaaaattctaaaaacagcaagagaaaagcagctAGTTACTTATAAGGAAACTcttatcagactaacagtggatttctcagcaaaTGCTCTCTTttgccacttctgttcaacaaagtactagcaaaagaatcaaacaagaaaaagaaataaaagacatttaaattgGAAAGGGGATAGTCAAATTACTCCTATCAGAtgacattttgagttgatttttgtgaagAGTATAAGTTATCTATGTTtggattcttcttcttcttcttcttcttcttcttcttcttcttcttcttcttcttcttcttcttcttcttcttcttcttcttcctcttcctcctcctcctcctcctcctcctcctcctcctcttcttcttcttcttcttcttcctcttcctcttcctcttcttcttcttcttcttcttctcctcctcctcctcctcctcctcctcctcctcctcctcctcctcctcctcctcctcctcctccttcttcttcttcttcttcttcttcttcttcttcttcttcttcttcttcttcttcttcttcttcttcttcttcttctcctcctcctcctcctcctcctcctcctcctcttcttgttTGCATTAGAGGTCCAGCTGTTCTaccactatttgttgaaaagatagtCCCACCCCACCTCATAATAGTGCATTTGTTCTTGTGCCAAAGATTTAGTGTACCTTATATCTGGaagaataaataaagtaatttgGACAATGCATTGGCCACTCTTATTATATCAGAGGAATGAGGAAATTaacttcttttcaaaaataattgcaATCAGATGCATATGTTTATGTGTTTGATCTCAATGAGCAATTCATGGAAGGAAGGGGCCTCATGGTCACTAGGATGTTATGGCACATTCTGAACATTTTCACAGTgatcaaataacattttattttattatagtacTTATCACTATATGATGTGGCATTCACATTCTTTATCcacataaaaagtaaatatttattcacttTGTGAAAAATCAAAGTAGCTAACACAGTTCCTGGAACACAGTTGGGATTCAATATACTTTGGTTAAGTGAGTAGATTAAATCAAGGTGATTCGGGCTATGCTTTAGGTTTTAGAGCTAGGcaaactttattttctaattctgggCACATATATGGAACAAATTTATTATAAGTTGATCATTACTTTTAAAGCTGGTATATCTGCAAAGTCATCCAGGAGGAAAATAAGAGGGGGCCAACAAGCTGAATATGTTTCTTATGTCACACATTGTGTTAGCTGGGTCccataaatgtttaaatttaatcTTTATAGCTCTGTGACATAACTACTCTGGAAATTATATGAACTGGGTTTTCACAGACTATGAAACAGATCCAACTGGTGGATATAATGTTCTTAAGACTACATTCATCTAAATAGTTTCTATCTAAAATGCTAATCAGTTACACTTATCTGTCTAATCTGGGCAAGTTACTGGACAAACATGCTCTTACAATAACCTTGGTGAAAATAATCTTCTGGAAGTCTTGTTTTTAATGGCTATATTACATCTGTATTCTGACACATTTGCCTTCTGATTCTGCTCTTAAATTTCaatcctttctctccctccctttctcattctctcttgcattctgttgctttctctctcactcttgctCTCACATTCCTACATTTGCTTCTTGGCTGAGTATTTTTATTGTGCCTATTTTACTT encodes:
- the LOC105496087 gene encoding LOW QUALITY PROTEIN: olfactory receptor 5B3 (The sequence of the model RefSeq protein was modified relative to this genomic sequence to represent the inferred CDS: deleted 2 bases in 1 codon), with the protein product MMENKTEVTQFILLGLTNDSELQVPLFIMFLFIYIITLVGNLGIIVVIFWDSCLHNPMYFFLSNLSLVDFCYSSAVTPTVMAGFLIEDKVISYNACAAQMYIFVAFATVENYLLASMAYDRYVAVCKPLHYTTTMTTSVCARLTIGSYLCGFLNASIHTGDTFSLSFCKSNEVHHFFCDIPAVVVLSCSDRHVSELVLVYVVSFDIFLALLVILISYIFIFITILKMHSASGYQKALSTCASHFIAVTIFYGTIIFMYLQPSSSHSMDTDKMASVFYTMVIPMLNPLVYSLRNKEVKSAFKKVIEKAKLSLGWSV